In the Leptotrichia sp. oral taxon 212 genome, one interval contains:
- the pcp gene encoding pyroglutamyl-peptidase I, producing MKILVTGFDPFGGEPINPAIESVKRLPDNIAGAEIIKLEIPTVRKKSLEKIEKAINEHNPDVILSIGQAGGRFDISIERVGINLDDFRIPDNEGNQIIDEPIFPDGENSYFVKLPVKAMVQNVQKNNIPASVSYTAGTFVCNHVLYGVLYLIEKKYKGKKSGFIHIPFLPQQVVDKRNMPSMELNTIVKGLTAAIEAIVKNNEDIKEVGGTVC from the coding sequence ATGAAAATACTTGTTACAGGGTTTGATCCTTTTGGAGGAGAACCGATAAATCCTGCTATTGAGTCAGTAAAAAGACTTCCTGATAATATTGCAGGGGCAGAGATTATTAAACTGGAAATACCTACAGTTAGAAAAAAATCTCTGGAAAAAATAGAAAAAGCTATAAATGAACATAATCCTGACGTTATTCTTTCAATTGGACAGGCGGGAGGAAGGTTTGATATTTCTATTGAACGTGTTGGAATCAATCTTGATGACTTCCGTATTCCTGACAATGAAGGAAATCAGATTATAGACGAACCTATTTTTCCTGATGGAGAAAATTCTTATTTTGTTAAGTTACCTGTCAAGGCTATGGTTCAGAATGTGCAAAAAAACAATATTCCTGCTTCTGTTTCCTATACTGCCGGAACTTTTGTATGTAATCATGTCCTATATGGAGTTCTTTATCTTATTGAGAAAAAATATAAAGGTAAAAAATCAGGATTTATTCACATTCCATTTTTACCTCAGCAGGTTGTTGATAAAAGAAATATGCCATCAATGGAATTAAATACAATTGTAAAAGGTCTTACTGCAGCTATTGAGGCAATTGTTAAAAATAATGAAGATATCAAGGAAGTTGGCGGAACAGTATGCTAA